One Proteinivorax tanatarense DNA segment encodes these proteins:
- a CDS encoding S-ribosylhomocysteine lyase: MTKTVVESFTMDHTKVKAPFVRKCGEIYTPKGDQITKFDLRFVQPNETAIPTAALHGLEHLLAGFFREELDNVIDISPMGCRTGFYLILMDKKDEKAILLALVNSLKKVVTAKEIPASNPIQCGNYKDLSLFGAKEYAKDLIETLENKYSK, encoded by the coding sequence ATGACAAAAACTGTGGTAGAAAGCTTCACAATGGATCACACAAAAGTTAAGGCACCTTTTGTCAGAAAGTGTGGGGAAATTTATACCCCTAAGGGTGACCAAATCACAAAATTTGATCTAAGATTTGTACAGCCAAACGAAACGGCCATTCCCACTGCTGCTCTTCATGGCCTTGAACACCTTCTTGCAGGCTTTTTTAGGGAAGAATTAGATAATGTTATTGACATTTCACCTATGGGGTGCCGTACCGGTTTTTATTTAATTTTGATGGATAAAAAAGATGAAAAAGCTATTCTACTTGCATTAGTTAACTCATTAAAAAAAGTAGTTACCGCTAAAGAGATTCCCGCATCTAACCCTATTCAATGTGGAAACTATAAAGATTTATCTCTTTTTGGAGCAAAGGAATACGCTAAAGATCTAATAGAAACTCTTGAAAACAAATATTCTAAGTAA
- the rpmB gene encoding 50S ribosomal protein L28, producing the protein MAKKCIVCEKASSTGHRVSHSNVKTKRRWSPNLQKIKADINGSIQRVNVCTRCLKAGKVKRAL; encoded by the coding sequence ATGGCTAAAAAATGTATAGTTTGTGAAAAAGCGTCCAGTACTGGTCATAGAGTAAGCCACTCTAACGTTAAAACCAAACGCAGATGGTCTCCAAATCTACAAAAAATCAAAGCGGATATTAACGGCTCTATTCAAAGAGTAAACGTTTGTACCCGTTGCTTAAAAGCAGGTAAAGTTAAAAGAGCCTTATAA
- a CDS encoding Asp23/Gls24 family envelope stress response protein: MNLKTELGNVSVSNEVIATIAGASATECFGLVGMQSRKQVRDGISDLLGRENLGKGVEITEEDGQLYIELFIVVSFGTKIHQVAQNVIDTVKYSVQKLTGLEVRHVKVNVQGVKVDNS; the protein is encoded by the coding sequence ATGAATTTAAAAACTGAACTAGGTAATGTAAGTGTGTCAAATGAGGTTATTGCTACTATTGCGGGGGCAAGCGCTACAGAGTGCTTTGGGCTTGTTGGAATGCAATCTAGAAAACAAGTCAGGGATGGAATATCAGACTTGTTAGGTAGAGAAAACCTAGGAAAAGGTGTTGAAATAACAGAAGAAGACGGACAGTTATACATTGAGTTGTTTATTGTTGTTAGTTTTGGTACTAAAATTCATCAAGTTGCGCAAAATGTAATTGATACAGTAAAATACTCCGTTCAAAAACTAACTGGTTTAGAGGTTCGTCATGTTAAAGTAAATGTTCAAGGAGTAAAAGTCGATAACAGCTAG